A genomic window from Corallincola holothuriorum includes:
- the ccoO gene encoding cytochrome-c oxidase, cbb3-type subunit II has product MKFSHELIEKNVGMLAIFIVIAISFGGLVEITPLIFQKETTQPVDGLRPYTALEMEGRDIYIREGCNGCHSQMIRPFRAETERYGHYSVAGESVWEHPFLWGSKRTGPDLARVGGRYSDEWHRLHLIDPRAVIPESNMPGFPWLAENAVSSELTLKKMQVFRDNFGVPYGDDAALEADVATLEGKTEIDALVAYLQSLGKALK; this is encoded by the coding sequence ATGAAATTTTCACACGAACTTATAGAAAAAAATGTTGGCATGTTGGCGATATTTATCGTCATCGCCATTAGCTTTGGCGGTTTGGTTGAAATCACACCGCTCATCTTCCAAAAGGAAACAACGCAACCAGTTGATGGCTTGCGTCCATATACCGCGTTAGAGATGGAAGGCCGCGATATATATATCCGTGAAGGTTGTAACGGCTGCCATAGTCAAATGATCCGTCCATTCCGCGCTGAAACTGAACGCTATGGTCACTACTCTGTGGCCGGAGAGTCGGTATGGGAGCATCCATTCCTTTGGGGCTCTAAGCGTACCGGGCCAGATTTGGCTCGAGTTGGTGGGCGTTATAGTGATGAGTGGCATCGTTTACACCTGATCGATCCTCGCGCAGTGATCCCTGAATCGAATATGCCGGGCTTTCCGTGGTTAGCTGAAAATGCTGTATCTAGCGAACTTACGCTGAAGAAAATGCAGGTTTTCCGCGATAATTTTGGTGTGCCATATGGCGATGACGCGGCACTCGAAGCTGACGTTGCTACGCTTGAAGGCAAAACCGAAATTGATGCATTGGTGGCCTATCTTCAATCACTCGGTAAAGCACTCAAATAA
- a CDS encoding cbb3-type cytochrome oxidase subunit 3 has translation MDYGTFRGVITVIILVVFIGIVVWAYSKRRKSAFDEAANMIFDDKDAQQEKDNKQES, from the coding sequence ATGGATTACGGAACATTTAGAGGTGTTATCACTGTCATCATCCTGGTGGTTTTTATTGGGATTGTTGTCTGGGCGTACAGTAAGCGTAGGAAGTCAGCGTTCGATGAAGCCGCGAACATGATTTTTGACGACAAAGATGCCCAACAGGAAAAAGACAACAAGCAGGAGTCTTAA
- the ccoP gene encoding cytochrome-c oxidase, cbb3-type subunit III has translation MSTFWSLWIIVLTFACLILCAGILWWCLKDKMGVEEGQSMGHSFDGIEELNNPLPRWWSIMFIVTFIFGLGYLALYPGLGNFGGLLGWKSSNQGILSLEQSRAEAAKGEGIVQYDREVAMKDARFAEVLKPFVEKPIAELAYDPEGLRIGQRLFLQNCAQCHGSDARGGTGFPNLTDGAWLYGGEPETIRQTLLHGRQGVMPGWSSMGEQAIEELASYVLSLSGRKVNDKEAQAGKLKFAVCAACHGADGKGNKALGAPNLTDNIWLYGGSRSAVLETLRNGRNGVMPAWKDILGEDKVHIISAYVYRLSNPEKPAE, from the coding sequence ATGAGTACCTTCTGGAGTTTATGGATTATCGTCCTCACCTTTGCATGCTTGATACTTTGTGCGGGCATTCTTTGGTGGTGTTTAAAAGACAAAATGGGTGTTGAAGAGGGCCAGAGTATGGGCCATAGCTTCGACGGCATTGAAGAGTTGAATAACCCGCTGCCGAGATGGTGGAGCATCATGTTTATCGTGACCTTCATCTTTGGTTTGGGCTATTTGGCACTGTATCCTGGGTTAGGTAACTTTGGCGGATTGCTGGGGTGGAAAAGCTCTAACCAAGGCATCTTATCGCTAGAGCAATCACGCGCTGAAGCAGCTAAAGGCGAAGGTATTGTTCAATACGATCGTGAAGTTGCGATGAAAGATGCGCGCTTTGCTGAGGTATTGAAACCTTTCGTTGAGAAGCCTATCGCTGAGTTGGCCTATGATCCGGAAGGATTGCGTATCGGGCAACGCTTGTTCCTGCAAAACTGCGCGCAATGCCATGGTTCTGATGCCCGAGGTGGTACTGGATTCCCTAACCTGACCGATGGCGCTTGGTTGTATGGCGGTGAGCCTGAAACAATCCGTCAGACGTTACTGCACGGTCGTCAAGGTGTAATGCCGGGCTGGAGCTCAATGGGCGAGCAAGCGATCGAAGAACTTGCTTCTTATGTTTTGAGCTTGTCTGGCCGTAAGGTAAACGATAAGGAAGCGCAAGCTGGTAAGTTGAAGTTCGCAGTTTGCGCAGCCTGCCACGGTGCCGATGGTAAAGGTAATAAAGCACTTGGTGCGCCGAATTTAACCGACAACATCTGGTTATATGGTGGTTCACGTAGCGCGGTATTAGAAACGCTGCGTAACGGGCGTAACGGTGTGATGCCTGCTTGGAAAGATATTCTAGGTGAAGACAAGGTTCATATTATCTCTGCCTACGTCTACCGTTTATCCAACCCCGAAAAGCCAGCTGAATAA
- a CDS encoding FixH family protein — MQTPWYKQFWPWFLIALPSAAVIASFSTLYIAANNAPNMVIDDYYKEGKAINLELAREKHAAELGIALKVLIAQSESGDVELRVSHQGTVPATLGALRIHLYHPTISDRDIHQLLTADANGDYRTSIDGSFDGKWRLSIESLTDDWRLQKTFTYPNETQIALIP; from the coding sequence ATGCAAACTCCCTGGTATAAGCAGTTTTGGCCCTGGTTTCTGATCGCACTGCCAAGCGCGGCAGTTATTGCTAGTTTTAGCACGCTATATATTGCCGCAAACAATGCGCCCAACATGGTAATCGACGATTACTATAAAGAAGGAAAGGCAATTAACCTTGAGTTAGCGCGAGAAAAACACGCTGCCGAACTAGGTATCGCGCTCAAAGTTTTGATTGCGCAATCCGAGTCCGGTGACGTTGAATTGCGTGTAAGCCACCAAGGTACTGTTCCGGCCACGCTTGGCGCCTTACGCATTCACCTGTATCACCCAACCATCAGTGACCGCGATATCCATCAACTGTTAACCGCTGATGCCAATGGTGATTATCGCACCTCCATCGATGGCTCTTTTGATGGTAAGTGGCGATTATCTATTGAATCTCTAACCGATGATTGGCGTCTGCAGAAAACCTTCACCTACCCCAACGAAACACAGATTGCGCTGATCCCATAG
- a CDS encoding heavy metal translocating P-type ATPase: MTDCFHCGDPIPAGPLRVVTIGGNEQPMCCPGCQAVAQSIVDAGLSSFYDYRTTDSDKTDVPNTEQLNELLAYDLQEVQQEFVATNSENHNETILTIDGIRCAACAWLIEHHVGQLAGVYKVSVNTTTHRVVVAWEQSEIKLSEILAQLRSIGYRATPFQPGVEEAEFRKQYQRYLIRLGIAGLATMQVMMFAIGLYFGVFSDLEDQFRDLLRWTSLIMATPVILYSALPFYRNALQGLKALQLNMDLPVSIALLLAYSSSAYATVLSTGEVYFESVSMFAFFLLLGRFLEMKARRRASETGSNLLKLLPAKANKQNQFGEYELVAASILTEGDLIRIVPGETIPADAIISTGQSRFDESMLTGESYPVQKSVGETIYAGSVNRDQIVTGQVLRSRNNSVLSDVVRLQASALQDKPKIAHIADAIAKWFVPGLLIISIATYIAWLQIDATEAFWITLSVLVATCPCALSLATPTAITCAYANLSRLGLLVRRGNVLEALSRVTEVIFDKTGTLTEGDLVVSTFAVATGHSENDVLSQAAALELGQQHPVAVAIMAKARHLSLPLPQVHDIQVYHGDGVTGSIEQRKIWLGRPGWLQENGISIPTPWLDASAVICFSEHPVGAFYVDDNLRQDTSSALQALQSRKIQTTILTGDDSNRLKKSFLALSLKRYLSGQRPADKLAYIRQKQNDGEYTLAVGDGVNDAPLLAAAHCSVAMGGGTDLAKVSADAILPSNRLTVLIDALDLSKRAMRITKQNLAWALAYNLCIIPLAVSGYIAPYFAALGMSLSSLLVVSNSLRLLNRK; the protein is encoded by the coding sequence TTGACTGACTGTTTTCACTGCGGTGACCCCATACCTGCGGGCCCTCTACGAGTTGTAACGATTGGCGGCAACGAACAGCCGATGTGCTGTCCCGGCTGCCAAGCGGTTGCGCAAAGCATTGTCGATGCCGGGCTCTCAAGTTTTTATGACTACCGCACAACAGACTCAGACAAAACAGATGTACCGAATACGGAGCAACTCAACGAATTGCTCGCCTATGATCTTCAGGAAGTACAGCAAGAGTTCGTTGCCACCAACAGCGAAAATCACAATGAAACCATACTGACCATTGATGGTATTCGCTGCGCGGCCTGCGCCTGGTTAATAGAGCACCATGTTGGGCAACTTGCCGGTGTCTATAAGGTCAGCGTTAATACAACAACCCACAGGGTCGTCGTCGCTTGGGAGCAGTCAGAGATAAAGCTGTCTGAGATCCTCGCTCAGTTACGCTCCATTGGCTATCGTGCAACGCCTTTTCAGCCCGGCGTTGAAGAGGCTGAGTTTCGCAAGCAGTATCAACGTTATTTAATACGTTTAGGGATCGCCGGGCTTGCGACTATGCAAGTGATGATGTTTGCAATTGGGCTCTATTTTGGCGTGTTCAGTGACTTAGAGGATCAGTTCAGGGATCTTTTGCGTTGGACAAGTTTGATTATGGCCACACCCGTCATACTCTACTCCGCTCTACCCTTTTATCGCAATGCACTCCAAGGACTGAAAGCTTTGCAGTTAAACATGGATCTTCCTGTTTCAATTGCCTTGCTTCTAGCCTATTCAAGTAGTGCCTATGCCACCGTTTTAAGTACTGGCGAAGTCTATTTCGAATCGGTTTCTATGTTCGCCTTTTTCCTATTGTTAGGACGATTCCTGGAGATGAAAGCGCGGCGGCGCGCCAGCGAAACAGGTTCGAATCTGCTTAAGTTGTTGCCAGCTAAGGCCAATAAGCAAAACCAGTTCGGGGAGTATGAACTGGTCGCAGCGTCAATACTGACGGAAGGTGATCTCATTCGTATCGTCCCCGGGGAAACTATTCCCGCGGACGCTATCATTAGTACCGGTCAAAGCCGTTTTGATGAATCGATGCTCACAGGTGAGAGTTATCCTGTGCAAAAAAGTGTCGGTGAAACTATTTATGCCGGCAGCGTTAACCGCGATCAGATAGTTACTGGTCAGGTGCTACGCAGCCGCAATAATAGCGTGTTGAGCGATGTTGTACGGCTACAAGCCTCGGCCTTGCAAGATAAACCTAAAATAGCCCACATTGCAGATGCGATCGCTAAATGGTTTGTTCCGGGCTTACTCATTATTTCGATTGCTACGTATATTGCTTGGTTACAGATTGATGCCACTGAAGCCTTTTGGATCACTCTATCTGTACTCGTGGCGACGTGTCCTTGCGCCTTAAGTTTGGCGACGCCAACTGCAATTACCTGCGCCTATGCCAATCTGAGTCGACTAGGTTTGTTGGTTAGGCGTGGTAACGTGCTTGAAGCCTTATCTAGGGTAACCGAAGTAATTTTTGATAAGACAGGCACCTTAACCGAAGGTGACCTTGTCGTTTCAACGTTTGCGGTTGCGACCGGTCACTCAGAGAATGATGTTTTAAGTCAGGCCGCAGCGCTTGAGCTAGGGCAACAGCATCCGGTAGCAGTTGCTATCATGGCTAAGGCACGTCATCTATCGCTGCCCTTACCCCAAGTCCACGATATTCAGGTATACCATGGTGATGGTGTTACAGGCTCCATCGAACAAAGGAAAATCTGGTTAGGGCGCCCTGGTTGGTTGCAAGAAAATGGTATTTCAATCCCTACCCCATGGCTAGATGCCAGCGCTGTGATCTGCTTTTCCGAACACCCTGTTGGCGCCTTTTATGTTGACGATAATTTGCGACAAGATACCAGCAGCGCATTGCAAGCGCTGCAGTCGCGAAAGATCCAAACCACTATTTTAACGGGTGATGACTCCAACCGATTGAAAAAGTCATTCTTGGCCTTGTCTCTTAAACGTTATCTGTCTGGCCAACGTCCTGCCGATAAGTTGGCATATATTCGCCAGAAGCAAAATGATGGCGAATATACTTTGGCCGTTGGCGACGGTGTTAATGACGCACCACTGCTGGCTGCGGCCCATTGCTCAGTAGCCATGGGCGGCGGCACGGATTTGGCTAAGGTCAGCGCAGATGCGATCCTTCCCAGTAACAGGTTAACGGTTTTGATTGATGCATTGGATCTGTCAAAACGTGCGATGCGTATTACCAAGCAAAACTTGGCATGGGCATTGGCCTACAATTTATGCATCATTCCGCTGGCTGTCAGCGGATATATCGCGCCCTATTTCGCAGCACTTGGTATGAGCTTAAGCAGTCTACTCGTTGTCTCCAACTCACTAAGGTTACTGAATCGAAAATGA
- the ccoS gene encoding cbb3-type cytochrome oxidase assembly protein CcoS codes for MSILYVLIPIAIIFVFVAIGVFVWAVRSEQFEDLERHGSDILFDEKQNTPVKDATKAQSGKSAK; via the coding sequence ATGAGCATACTTTATGTATTGATCCCTATCGCGATTATATTTGTCTTTGTCGCCATTGGCGTTTTCGTTTGGGCCGTGCGTAGTGAACAGTTTGAGGATTTGGAGCGCCATGGGAGTGACATTCTGTTTGATGAGAAGCAAAACACCCCTGTGAAAGACGCAACCAAAGCACAGTCAGGCAAGTCCGCCAAATGA
- a CDS encoding sulfite exporter TauE/SafE family protein, with amino-acid sequence MIENQVVAAFMVGVLGSGHCAGMCGGLASAILTGTNRHAFLRSLFLSLGRVSSYAIAGALIASASTSLTSLSALKSIVTAFQLLAGLMIVLAGLYISGWYLGLAKFELVGQGLWRKLQPISVKFLPITSLKSAACYGFLWGWLPCGLVYSTLTWTLSADSPWHGAAIMLAFGIGTMPTMIGIGTFSEQVKRVLKNKQLRNLFGIMVISLGLLTLYSALERTSWF; translated from the coding sequence ATGATTGAAAATCAAGTCGTCGCGGCTTTTATGGTTGGCGTGCTAGGTAGTGGCCACTGTGCGGGTATGTGCGGTGGCCTGGCATCTGCAATTCTCACTGGCACAAATCGCCATGCATTCCTGCGTTCACTGTTTTTATCACTCGGTCGTGTTAGTAGTTATGCTATTGCAGGTGCACTTATTGCCTCTGCGTCTACCTCTTTAACCTCATTGTCGGCGCTTAAATCTATTGTCACAGCATTTCAGTTGCTGGCAGGCTTGATGATTGTATTGGCTGGACTCTATATTTCGGGCTGGTACTTAGGCTTAGCCAAATTTGAATTGGTCGGCCAGGGTTTGTGGCGGAAGCTGCAGCCGATTTCAGTTAAGTTTCTACCTATCACCTCGCTGAAATCAGCTGCCTGTTACGGCTTTCTATGGGGCTGGCTGCCTTGTGGTCTGGTTTACTCGACACTGACTTGGACGTTAAGCGCTGATAGCCCATGGCATGGGGCTGCAATAATGTTGGCGTTTGGCATCGGTACAATGCCAACAATGATAGGTATTGGTACTTTTAGTGAGCAGGTTAAAAGAGTACTAAAGAACAAACAGTTACGTAACTTGTTTGGGATCATGGTTATTAGTTTAGGATTGTTGACACTATATAGTGCGCTAGAACGTACCAGTTGGTTCTAA
- a CDS encoding FNR family transcription factor → MNGACAIHCQNCSISQLCIPFTLNDSELDKLDEIIERKKPIHKGDELFQAGDELKALYAIRSGTVKSYTITEQGEEQITAFHLAGDIVGFDAINTGQHQSFAQALETAMVCEIPYDTLDDLSGAMPKLRHQVMRLMSNEIVGDQEMIVLLSKKSAEERLAAFIYSLSRRFGERGFSSKEFRLSMTRGDIGNYLGLTVETISRLLGRFQKSEMIEVKGKYITILDDDQLTELAGASGE, encoded by the coding sequence ATGAACGGCGCCTGTGCAATTCATTGTCAAAACTGCAGTATCAGCCAACTCTGCATTCCTTTTACACTTAACGATAGTGAACTCGATAAGTTAGACGAGATCATTGAGCGGAAAAAGCCGATCCATAAAGGTGATGAGCTTTTTCAAGCCGGCGACGAGCTCAAGGCGCTTTACGCTATCCGCTCTGGCACTGTTAAGAGTTATACCATCACTGAGCAAGGTGAAGAGCAAATTACCGCCTTCCATTTGGCTGGTGATATTGTCGGCTTTGATGCCATTAACACGGGTCAACATCAGAGCTTTGCTCAAGCATTAGAAACTGCGATGGTGTGCGAGATCCCCTACGACACATTAGACGACCTGTCTGGTGCCATGCCCAAACTTCGTCATCAGGTAATGCGCTTGATGAGTAACGAAATTGTTGGCGACCAAGAGATGATTGTCTTACTTAGTAAGAAGAGTGCTGAAGAGCGGTTGGCCGCTTTCATTTACAGTTTGTCTCGTCGTTTTGGTGAACGTGGGTTCTCCTCAAAAGAGTTCCGCCTTAGCATGACTCGCGGCGATATAGGGAACTATCTAGGCCTGACGGTAGAGACTATTTCCCGACTTCTCGGACGTTTCCAGAAAAGCGAAATGATAGAAGTTAAGGGCAAATACATCACTATTTTAGATGATGACCAATTGACCGAGCTAGCCGGCGCAAGCGGCGAGTAA
- the uspE gene encoding universal stress protein UspE encodes MANFNSLLVVVDPTRSEQGALSRAVELAEKTGAQIKVFLAIYDFSYEMTTMLSGEEREAMRRGVISQREEWLTEVIDGYADRELPIQVKVVWHNRPFEAIIQEVLRDGHDLIVKATHEHDKLKSVIFTPTDWHLMRKSPVPVLLVKQHAWPAKGNILAAVNSGSEEEAHISLNTQIVTAANDMATLLDADVHLVNTYPGTPVNIAIEIPEFDPKSYNEAVCDHHVKELHKQAEHGGIDVCNCHVKEGLPEDIIPRLADDLDAELVILGSIGRTGLSAALIGNTAEHIIDSLNCDVLALKPAGFVSPVELDD; translated from the coding sequence ATGGCAAACTTCAATTCTCTACTTGTCGTTGTTGACCCTACGCGCAGTGAGCAAGGGGCACTTAGTCGGGCTGTTGAACTGGCCGAAAAGACCGGTGCGCAGATCAAAGTCTTCTTGGCAATTTATGACTTTTCCTATGAGATGACCACCATGCTTTCCGGCGAAGAGCGTGAAGCTATGCGCCGTGGTGTGATCAGCCAGCGTGAAGAATGGTTAACTGAAGTTATTGATGGCTATGCTGATCGCGAGCTGCCTATTCAGGTAAAAGTCGTGTGGCACAATCGTCCTTTTGAAGCAATCATTCAGGAAGTGCTCCGTGATGGCCATGATCTGATTGTCAAAGCCACTCATGAACATGACAAACTTAAGTCTGTTATTTTCACACCAACTGATTGGCACTTAATGCGCAAGTCACCCGTACCTGTGCTGCTGGTAAAACAACATGCCTGGCCAGCTAAAGGTAACATTCTTGCTGCGGTGAATTCCGGCAGTGAAGAAGAGGCGCACATCTCGTTGAACACGCAGATCGTCACGGCGGCCAATGATATGGCAACCCTATTGGATGCGGATGTTCATTTGGTTAATACCTACCCGGGTACACCAGTGAATATCGCCATTGAGATCCCAGAATTTGATCCTAAATCTTATAACGAAGCAGTTTGCGATCACCATGTGAAAGAGTTACACAAACAAGCTGAACATGGCGGTATAGATGTTTGCAACTGCCACGTAAAAGAAGGCCTACCGGAAGATATTATTCCCCGTTTAGCTGACGATCTTGATGCTGAGCTGGTTATTTTGGGTTCTATCGGTAGAACAGGTTTGTCAGCGGCTTTGATTGGGAATACCGCTGAGCATATTATTGACAGTTTGAACTGTGATGTATTAGCACTAAAACCGGCGGGGTTTGTCTCTCCGGTTGAACTTGATGATTAA
- the ttcA gene encoding tRNA 2-thiocytidine(32) synthetase TtcA: MKPKAQYNFNKLHKRLRHSVGRAIADFNMIEEGDKIMVCLSGGKDSYTMLEILQNLQKSAPVNFQLVAVNLDQKQPGFPEHILPAYLEDLGVEYKIVEEDTYGIVKEKVPEGKTTCALCSRLRRGIIYRTAKEIGATKIALGHHRDDILETLFLNMFFGGKMKSMPPKLVSDNGEHVVIRPLAYCREKDIIPFAEHKGFPIIPCNLCGSQENLQRQSVKAMLSDWDKRFPGRIETMFRAMQNVVPSHLADHQLYDFASIEATGAPVEDGDTAFDNETFASQPVNKDINAGERLEIIEVS; encoded by the coding sequence ATGAAACCCAAAGCACAGTACAACTTCAATAAATTACATAAGCGCTTACGTCACTCTGTCGGGCGTGCTATTGCTGACTTTAATATGATCGAAGAGGGCGACAAGATCATGGTCTGCTTGTCCGGCGGTAAAGACAGCTACACCATGCTTGAGATCCTGCAAAATTTACAAAAGAGTGCACCGGTTAATTTCCAGCTAGTGGCCGTCAACCTGGATCAAAAGCAGCCTGGTTTTCCGGAGCATATCCTGCCTGCTTATCTTGAAGATCTTGGCGTTGAGTACAAGATCGTTGAGGAAGACACCTACGGTATTGTTAAAGAAAAAGTGCCTGAGGGAAAAACAACCTGCGCACTTTGTAGTCGGTTGCGTCGCGGCATCATCTATCGAACCGCAAAAGAGATTGGTGCGACTAAAATTGCCCTTGGCCATCACCGAGATGACATCTTGGAGACGCTTTTTCTGAATATGTTTTTTGGTGGCAAGATGAAATCAATGCCACCTAAATTAGTTAGCGACAACGGTGAGCATGTTGTTATTCGTCCGTTGGCTTACTGCAGAGAAAAAGACATTATCCCTTTTGCCGAGCATAAAGGATTCCCGATCATCCCATGTAACTTATGTGGTTCTCAGGAAAATCTGCAGCGCCAATCAGTCAAGGCGATGCTAAGTGACTGGGACAAACGGTTCCCTGGACGGATAGAAACAATGTTTCGGGCGATGCAGAATGTTGTTCCATCTCACCTAGCCGATCATCAGCTATACGATTTTGCTTCAATAGAAGCGACCGGTGCACCTGTTGAAGATGGTGACACCGCCTTCGATAACGAAACATTCGCTAGCCAGCCTGTTAACAAAGATATCAACGCAGGTGAACGCTTAGAAATAATCGAAGTCAGCTAA
- a CDS encoding DUF2987 domain-containing protein, producing the protein MTSCSTKLFVGLLLTIGLAYGTQANANTLTMEYKPFYQRLKVLYQGDYPDSNIVFRLLEAGASNAACAIESGKIFNKNYELPLVYTSGSVLLIPYDRKLYSDKAVVALQTKQPCELTIALALKRPKASYDADELVKQLNQLYALMRDFAGVSKFMLPEIVGATLSFDAESEVTLISSEAGDDVTVLVSQTDEIQLSLAQLSMANRLTMSSVPTSIRLWLAPKK; encoded by the coding sequence ATGACATCGTGCAGTACAAAACTGTTTGTTGGTTTACTGCTAACCATCGGCTTGGCGTACGGCACGCAGGCGAATGCAAATACCTTAACGATGGAATACAAGCCATTCTATCAGCGACTTAAGGTGCTTTATCAAGGTGATTACCCTGATTCTAATATCGTTTTTCGTCTACTAGAAGCTGGTGCAAGTAACGCGGCATGTGCCATCGAGTCAGGGAAAATATTTAATAAAAACTATGAGTTACCACTTGTCTATACAAGCGGGTCGGTATTGTTAATTCCTTATGATAGGAAGCTGTACAGTGACAAAGCGGTTGTCGCCTTACAAACAAAACAGCCTTGCGAATTGACCATTGCATTAGCGCTAAAAAGACCGAAAGCCAGTTATGACGCCGACGAGTTGGTTAAACAACTTAACCAGCTTTACGCGCTGATGAGGGATTTTGCTGGGGTCAGCAAGTTTATGCTTCCAGAAATTGTCGGTGCCACACTATCTTTCGATGCAGAGAGCGAAGTCACACTTATTTCGTCCGAGGCTGGGGATGACGTAACCGTGTTAGTTAGCCAAACCGATGAGATACAACTTTCATTAGCGCAGCTGTCGATGGCAAACCGATTAACCATGAGTTCGGTACCAACCTCTATCCGACTTTGGTTGGCACCGAAGAAGTAA
- a CDS encoding glucosaminidase domain-containing protein produces the protein MVTRDTRFIFSIALISLLSLSMISYFRTPDVVEKEEVASAKDLPDFAAIGDVKTKKIAFFRYLKPFVMANNAEILEMRRQVEGFLDELQAKGSLSAKSLYQLQAMAVRYRIQSFSVSDESLNRLLKRLDILPYELVLVQAANESAWGTSRFAREGYNLFGLWCYRQGCGMVPKARNDGAVHEVARFASMEEAVYAYFLNLNTHPTYKPLRDIRQAQREEQRQINANELVSGLVGYSERGEAYVEELAAMLRYNAKLFTELTQ, from the coding sequence ATGGTGACTAGAGATACCCGCTTCATTTTCAGTATTGCCCTGATCTCGTTGCTGAGTTTAAGCATGATCAGCTATTTTCGTACGCCAGACGTTGTTGAAAAGGAAGAAGTGGCGAGCGCCAAAGATCTTCCTGATTTCGCCGCCATTGGCGATGTCAAAACGAAGAAAATCGCCTTCTTTCGCTACCTAAAGCCATTTGTGATGGCGAACAACGCTGAGATTTTAGAAATGCGGCGCCAAGTTGAAGGATTCCTCGATGAGCTGCAAGCAAAAGGTAGCTTGTCGGCGAAGTCTCTCTATCAACTGCAGGCGATGGCCGTGCGTTACCGTATCCAGTCATTTTCAGTATCAGATGAAAGTCTCAACAGACTATTAAAGCGCCTGGACATATTGCCGTATGAACTTGTGCTGGTGCAGGCTGCAAACGAGTCCGCCTGGGGAACATCAAGATTCGCTAGGGAAGGGTATAACCTGTTTGGGCTTTGGTGCTATCGCCAAGGCTGTGGCATGGTGCCGAAGGCGCGCAATGACGGCGCCGTCCATGAGGTCGCCCGTTTCGCTTCGATGGAAGAGGCGGTTTACGCTTACTTCTTGAACCTTAATACCCATCCAACCTATAAGCCGCTTAGAGACATTCGCCAAGCCCAGCGTGAAGAACAACGGCAGATCAATGCTAACGAGTTGGTCTCTGGATTGGTCGGATATTCTGAACGTGGTGAGGCTTACGTTGAAGAGCTAGCCGCTATGTTACGCTACAACGCCAAGCTATTTACGGAGTTAACACAATGA
- a CDS encoding YaeQ family protein, giving the protein MSDKRLVHRLHADIAIESEQRYYRVSTTMALSGSEISDHLYLRLLMFCLFYDESLQINANAESKEFPDLYTEDEALGVVIAIPAEHQLKRYLHQFENLHIVLFADELDNEAFRPHLFQQTNVWCLDRALVESLEAEEELNHHWSLSLTDDQLNVTTRRSSYVGKFCLWEGMRSNIETKLHLQR; this is encoded by the coding sequence ATGAGTGATAAACGTTTGGTACACAGGTTACATGCTGATATCGCCATCGAATCGGAGCAACGCTACTATCGTGTCAGCACCACGATGGCGCTAAGTGGCTCCGAGATTAGCGACCACCTGTATCTCCGCTTACTGATGTTTTGTCTGTTTTACGATGAATCTCTACAGATAAACGCCAATGCTGAAAGTAAGGAGTTCCCAGATCTTTATACCGAAGATGAAGCGCTCGGCGTGGTTATCGCGATCCCCGCGGAGCATCAGCTGAAGCGCTACCTACATCAATTCGAAAATCTACATATCGTTCTGTTTGCCGATGAGCTAGACAACGAAGCATTCCGCCCCCACCTTTTTCAACAGACTAATGTCTGGTGCCTGGACAGGGCATTGGTTGAGTCGTTGGAGGCTGAAGAGGAGCTTAACCATCACTGGTCGTTGTCGCTGACCGATGACCAACTGAATGTGACTACGCGGCGATCTAGTTACGTTGGTAAGTTCTGCTTATGGGAAGGGATGCGTTCGAATATTGAGACAAAGCTTCACCTCCAGCGCTGA